DNA sequence from the Vicia villosa cultivar HV-30 ecotype Madison, WI linkage group LG3, Vvil1.0, whole genome shotgun sequence genome:
TACCCTTTATCTAAAAAGAACAGCCTTAGAAAAAAGTGGAATTTTGTGATCAAAGTGGCAACATTTTCAGCCTTATAAAAGCATTAACAGTATCACTAGTGCTTGGGAAAAGAAACATTGAAgcaaaaattacataaaaaatgtAGTAGAATCTTAAAAACATAAACATTGATTGGTTCATAGTTTGAATGCTAACACATTTTGAGGAATCTACTTACTGAATGTTCCAAGATAAAGATCTTTGTTACCAGCAACTCTTCCAATCCTTGCTTGCCACCTACCATGTTGGTGGTGTCtgcataacaaaaaataaaagtgaTTTTAGCCCAAATTTCAAAATCAACAGTGTTGCTAATTTGAATGAGAAAAGGGTCAAGGAAGTGAATAAAACCTTGTCACTCCTCTGTACATTGAAGCACCCCTGGAAAATCCACTGCTTTTTCTGCAAAAGTTAATGAATACTAAATCATCATGATTATCATATAATTTTGGTAACTTTTTTTCACAATAATTGGTGATTAATTAACAGATTTATGTACCTTCTCAAATGTGCAACATATTCTTGCCTTGTCATGTTCTTCATTTCCTCAAGTTGAGTTTGATAATTTTCTAGCTGCAAAATAATAGAAAGATAAAAAAAGTGATTCTTAGACACATAATAATACAAATTTAAGCTTAAAGTTAAGGACTATAGGGAAATGAAATGTACTGGGAAGTTTATATGAGTTGAAGGACCCCAATATTTAAGTGCTGCTTGATCATAAGCTCTTGCTGCTTTCTCTTCCATATCATAACCTCCTATTAAGTTCAAAAAAGTAAAATCAAATAAGTGATTATTTTTAAAgcattactattttattttttttacttttacttGGTCAAAGAGACAATGAAAGCTTACCCAAATAAACTGCAACATGCATGCAAAGATTGGTAAAATCATCATCCAAACATGAGTAAAACAAATGAGTTAGTAAAAAAAACTTGTCAGTAAAAAacaattatgaataaaaattgagtattgtttatgatttttttcaCACTAACCTTGTCTTCCTTTTCTTGTTTGACCTTCTTTCTTGCAACTGTTATCCCATAAATGTGCTTCATATCTACCAGTCCATCTATGCCTAAAGTAGAGAATAATGAATAAACATCAAAACTCTAACTCAAATAATCACTATGAGAAAGGGAAAGAGAGGTGAGTGAAGTTTTACCTAGTGACACCTCTATACTGTGAAGTTCTCTGTCCAAAAGTGTCTATGGATTTTCTATGAACAGGTTGCTTCTGTCCAAGCTTAGCAGCACCTCTTTTCTTAGCTTCCATGGTTACTGATTCAGTTCCAGAAGGTGAGATCTGTGTAGGAGCAGTCACACAGCTGGATTGAGAGCCAGGACTCATTGATAGGCTCAGAGATTGTAACTCACCACACCCAACAGAACCACCAACAATAGAACCACCACCACCATTGTTGTTTCCCATGTTTGTGTTCATTTGTTGCTCAAGAGACTGAGAAACATGAGAAGCATGAGAAGCAGAAGAATAGTCTCTTTGAGAGAACCAGTTTTGAGGAATATGGGATTGGGAGCTACAAACATCAACATGGTTTGTTGTTTCTTTTGATTCTACCTCTAATGGTGATTGAAACATGCCATGGAAACCAAGTGCTGCATAGTAAGGATGTGATGTCATGTggctttgttgttgttgatgaggaTCTGCATTTTGTTGGTTATTGTAGTAAATGCTGTCTAAGCTTAAGGCCATTGCTGCATCTCTCTCATGGCTACCATATTCATCATGAGTTCCCATTGTTGCACCACCTAGAAAGTCTTCAAGTTTTGGAGATGAAGATGACACAATCACTATACAACATAGTAGcaacaaaaaaacaacataaTCATTAAAGGGTCAAAAAGAACCATAAACAAAcaacattaacaaaaaaaaaaaaaaacaacttttagATTATAGAACATATGAAAAACTGAACCTTGTGATTGTGATCTACCGAGAGCTTCCATGATACAAAGAGAGCCATCTGATTTAAGAGGCATAACAGACAAAGATGAATGAAAGTTATGATTTTCAGGAACACCATAGCAGATAGGTGAGTTGGTGAAATGAGAAGGGGATAAATAGAAAGCAGTGGGAACAGGAACAGTGTTGGAAACTGAAGAAGTTTGGGTTTGttggtaatgatgatgatgatggggtGAGAGTGAGAAACCCAAccagttgttgttattgttgttatgaTTATTGTTTCTGTCATcagagttgttgttgttattactacTGTCATTCATGGACTTCATCTTGTTTTTATCTTGAAAAAGGTTTGAACTTTGCTTCTTCTACCTAACAACAGAATCTATTGAAATTCTCAGAAACAAGATTGCAAAATCAATGATTGCTTTCAGAAAATAAACTAGTCATGTTGAGAAAAAAAAATGTATCTGCATGAAGTGAGAGGGTTGTGAAGAGGTTTGTTTATAAGAGAAACATGTGTGTGTGAGTGAAGAAAAAGTGGTGTctttaaagaaaacaaaaagaatgaataaacgGGAAGCAAAGTGAGTAACAATGTTGGGTGGGGAGCACCCACTTCATTCCATAGGGATCTGTGTTATGAGAAAAAGACCACGTATTCTTTGAATCTATCTCtcttgttttttgtttttcttgtttagtttaataaaaacattaaacacacACTAGTTAAGGATTTTGTTTGTTAAACTTTGAAGAATGAAAGGTTTATGTATAAAAAATGATGagagagatgatgatgatgatgatgagaatgGGAAATGGTAGATTAACTATTTTGGTGAGAGAGCTATCTATATATCTGAGTCTATGTTGTTTGGAAAGGACTGTGGTGATGAAGTGTGTGATGTTAATGTATGTAGCTGAATCTAGTGAGTATCACATAGATAGATACGACGAGTAAACGACATAGTTCCATGTTTTATACCAGCTAgaatatagacataaaacaaacaACTATTAGGACCCCAAATGcaataaatgtatttttttttttatttagagaGAGTATGTTCAACTTAATACAATATTAATTTCTGTCGATTGACATATGTTTTTAGtaaaagttttatttattttaaatattatattaataaaaaattaagaattgAATAGAGTATTTTGTAGTTTTAAAGAtcgaaataattattttattttgtcaggttataaatcaatttatatattttcaaaaacaatttaaaaaatatatagctAATATAAAATAGGAAAAAATTATGAGttccatatattttttattaattatacataaaacataaattaaaataattagacaaatagacaaataaaaagtaaataacataataaagaatttaatattattttttcattaatattttaagaattaagagttaaattgattatttaatattttgaataaaattaaTAGTATATGTAGCATAGGTCAACTAATATGTGTTAGTTGAGTTAAATAACTGTAAAATTTAATCTAGAATTACggcaatatttatttttatttatatattttaaaataatgtttaatatttttatatgagtaactttacaaaaaataataaataatatttgtacctAAAGGTATCCGCGCATGAGATTCGTTCAATTTTCATATGATTTTTATCACTTTTATATGGACATatcatattaaatttaaaaatatatagtgGGTATTTGGATTTGCGGTAGATTGATTTTGATCGAATTAAGTTTGGTAAAATTAATTTTGACGtaatttaattttgtaaaattgatatatatttaaatacatttatataaaagtgagttgaatactAATAAAAttcggaaaaaaattatatttaaactcCGAAgtcataaaattataatttagagtaaaattaattttaaagacaaaattaattctcattaagaaaataaaaaatctcaGAATTACTCGAGAATCAATTTTATATCTAAAATCACACTAAAATGCTAGTAGAGATTGCTCTCAAATTAGTTAAAATTTAATTGTTACTATAAAATAGAGTTTCTATTTAGTCTATGTTTaaccataattaaattaaaaataatgtgtTATACTTTAGTTTTTGCACACTCTTGTCAAATGTCTTATCTACTAATAAAACAATACTTATAAATATATTAGACTTTTAGCACGTTTAAAGATTAAAATGTCAATGTCTCACTTAGTTGAAAGCAATGGTCTCTTTTTTATCAAAAAGAAGATGGTCATTAttgtaaggaaaaaaaattataattgatttaCAATTAAATCTATTCATAAAAGAATACAATAAAGTATGTTATAGAttatgttaattaaaaaaatattaatattattaagttGTACGTCATTTTTTTAAGTACAAAATCAGATTTGTATGTGAAATTTTAGTGATTATTATTATCAAATTGTTTATATATCTAAAAAAATTCCACAAAGtgaataaaataatagaaaaaattaaaagaaaaaaatttattaattttgataaaTACCATGTTtataattcaaaaacaaaatataattttatgtaTTGTTAAAGCAATATTGTTGTTAGCATGGTCCTTAGAAAAACTGATTTTGTTTTTCATTataaaacttttcttttaaaatataagttttttcttaaaattcagtaattattaaatatttttacataaacatacttatatttgaaatatgatttattatatttattattatagttattgAGTTAAActcaataattataataataaatatgttgAAGCCATATACTAATAGTTTGATAATTAATGTCCATAACtttgattgaatgatgttataaTAATAAGTGACGAGCAGGGCCCAAGTTAGTCAACAAAGTAAAAGATACTACTAGGAAGTAATAAATCATTATTTTTTACTAGTAAAGAAGGCTCGTGAGTTAGAGATGATATGATTTGAGGATAataagaacaaaacaaaaaacagggCAATGCTTTATTTATGTGTTTTGTTAATAACAACAGTGACAACATAGCTGTGCACCTTAGATTTGACGGGAAGGACATATCTGCCCATGCGGTCATTTCATATTTCATACAGTACAACAATTCTGCACCATTTTCGTTTCTCTCTCTAGTACTCTCTATTTTCAAactcatttatttttcaatcctcatcttcataaatattaaatactCTTTTTTGTGTGACAAACATTCATATCCGCTTCATTATTGACCATGATAATCGGTGtttggacagagtattataggagtattatctttatttttatagATGGAAAAAATTCTTGCACCCGAACTTATATCCAGTTGAGCACGAACTTTAACACCTGTATTCatattttgtaaatacataagTACTCGTACCTGTATTTGTTATccgcatttttaataaaaataaacataattttcaaaaaatattttgttaaagtGTCAAATAAAAAAACACATATATTAAATACGTAATGATTtaacatttaaatattatttaaattaatagacatacatttttttatagaatcagataaattaatatatatatatatatatatatatatatatatatatatatatatatatatatatatatatatatatatatatatatatatatatatatatatatatatatatatatatatatattatgcgagtatgaGGTGGATTGGATATTAAGGTGTTCATACCCATTTATTTTAGTGATAATTTCCCAAATCTGTATCTATACTCATTTTAGCGGAATTTTATCCTAGTTATTGTGGGTATTTTTGCGGGTGTTTATTGTAGATGAGTCAAAGTGTCTTTCCTACTCTTTATTTAGACGTGTCTTTCAAAAACCTGTAAGAAAATGGGATAGGTTGGAATTGTATTGTGTCTAACTTGTGTCTTAAGTAGATTAAAAGTCTTGGCCTAGTGGAGAATGATGGGTCAgcgaatatttaatttaaaaattataaaatttatgttaatatcTATTTACAAAAGGTTATAAAAAATAAGATACAATTAGCTCTGCAATAAAGTATTAATACGAAAGATATATTCAACCTATCGGACCCGTTTTATCGGGCTTCatctaattcaatttacaaataAAAGTAATAGTAATAAATATCAATAAGACACGGTTAATTTTAGGGTAACACACTTGCACTTGCATTGCACCTCAAATTAATGGGAAACAACCTATCGTCCACTGTCTATGTGGACAAAGAGGTTTATTTCATGGGTCATCCAATCTGATCTTGTGCTGACTATGTGACCCAATCTTTATTTTTCTTCCAAAGTGAGTGATTGTCAAAATTCCAACCAAGTGAACAAGACAATTACCATGCAATGTGTACTATCAGGGAAACATTTATACTTTTTTACCTACTTCTCGTAAATGTTTGACTTTTCATCGTATTTTTCTGCcatgtttttaattaaatttattactaTGAAAGGGAGACATTTTTTTTAACATGTATGTATCTCTTATATTACACATAATGTTATTGAGAAAAAATATGTTTACACCCTCTTTTGACACCTACACCGTATTATTATACGattttgtttttctaaaatatttaatcattattttttttatctgttatgatgcaAAGAAACAGTTATTATGAGATTAATTAGAATGCGCTGTCACGTAAAAGAGTTTACATTGTATCAAAATAattcatatttattattttaaatatagttaaaataaaatttaaatataatttaaaatttgacggttattattttttaataatataaaatatttttatattatttgtacaatttaattaaattctaatattattatttagattATGAATGTATGTCTTATATGAACATTCAATTCATCATTTTTCAAGTTgcgttaaatttttttataaaaatgttgaTTGATACTCTTAATTGGAAACCTTGAATTTCCAGTGAAGCTTATGATCAAGCTTTTGAACTTTACAATTAACAAAGTTATTAGAGTTGGTTACACAGTTGAATTTATAATAATAAGTGCTTGTTAGCTTGTTAACAACAACCCACCCACccgacccccccccccccccccccccccccccccttcatATCTTCTAATACTCTCTTAAAACCTCAAAGTGTCAATGAATTTAAAACCTTGAGTTTGTCTCTTAAATTAGTGAATGCATGTATACCTAGAGATTTTGGAAGAATTTATACAATATGTGCAGATGTTGACTTGTGTTTGAAGATCATCTTGATGGCCACAACACTAACTCTGACAAAGTGAATGTATAATTCGATATATTTAGTTATAGCATGCAAAACAGGGTTATGGGACAACAAAATTACATTGAGATTATTACAAAGCAAAGTTGGGGGGAATGGTAGGACAATTCGTTCGGTAGAGATTCCGACTAGAATAATTCAGAAATTGTGTGTGCAAATGCTCTATATTATGCTTCAACACTTGACTTGACCATCAACTGTTGCTTCTTGGAGATCCATGACACAAGATTGGGTTCAAAGTGTATGCAATTCCCAGATGTAGATCTTCTATCATCTCGACCGTTAGCCTAGTCTGTGTTTTCTAACTTTTGTAATCAAGTTCAGAATGAAAAAGAGTTTAGGATtgtaaaagtcagaagtgatcatggtggagagtttgaaaacagaTGTTTTGAAAATCTCTTCAATGAATATGGCATTTCTCAttatttctcttgtcctagaactccttaacaaaatggagttgtagaacgcaAAAACagaactctacaagaaatggtcaGAACCctgatcaatgagactaacatGGCTAAACACTTCTAGGCAGAAGCAGTTAACACAACGTgctacattcagaatagaatctctataagacataTTATggaaaagactccttatgaattgtggaagaacataaagcccaacatttcatactttcatccatttggatgtacATGCTTTATATTAAACACTAAatatcatctgaacaagtttgattctaaggcacaaaagtgttttatGTTAGGATACTCtcaacgctcaaaaggctatagagtatataaCACTGAAACACGAATTGTGGAAGAATCTATTAATGTAAGGTTTGATGATAATTTTAGCCTTCAAAAGTCAAAGCAGTGTGAATCTCTTGTAGATATAGAAGTTAAAATTATAGGTACTGAAGTCAGAACCTCTAAAAATGAAAGAACAGAAGTTCAACGAAACATAGAAAAAGAAAGTACAATTGTTCCAACAACTTCTGAAGAGCCCATTCAGAATAAGACATTCCAGAAGTATTTCAGCACATCCTGAAGACAAGATTCTGGAAAAGgtagatgatccaatcagaataAGATCCTCATTCAAAAATACTGAAGAGTCTTATAGGATTAGTATCTCTAATTTAACCTACTTCCATCGACGAAACTCTCCTAGACAATGATTGGATACTTGCAATGCAAAACAAACTGAATCaatttacaagaaatgatgtatgggatctagttccTAACCCCAAAGGcttcaatatcattggaacaaaatgggttttcagaaataAGCTGAATGAACAAGGAGAAGTTGTAAAAAACAAAGCACGATTGGTTGCACAAGGTTATACTCAGCAAGAAGGGATatactatacagaaacctttgctccGGTCGCTAGGTTAGAATCTATCAGACTTTTAATCTCTTTTGCTGTAAATAATGACATAACTCTATATCATATGGATGTCAAaggtgcatttctaaatggttacattgatgaagaagtttatgtacaCCAACCCCATGGTTTTGAAGATTCAAAACATCCACAGTTTGTTTACAAACTccagaaatcattatatggtctAAAACAAACTCCCAGAGCTTCGTATGAAAGACTAAGcaactttctcttagaaaatggCTTTACTAGAGGGAAGTTAGACACAACTTTGTTCTGCAAgtaatttaaaaatgatattctgATTTGTCAAATCTACATAGACGATATAATCTTTGGATCTACTAAAGCCTCCTTGGGCAAAGAATTTGCTAAGAACATGAAgacagaatttgagatgagcatgataggTAAACTCGAGTTCTTTCTGGGTATCCAAATCAATCAAACTCCAAAAGGTACTTACATACATCAAACCATGTATGTTAAAGAACTTCCGAATAAATTTGATATATCAGAAAGTAAGCCAGCCAAAATCCCTATGCATCCGACATGCATTCAGGAAAAAGAAGAAGTAAGTAAGAAAGTAGAACAGATGTTCTACAAAGTTAAGCAAATTTTCAAGTATCAAAAAGGTACTACTAATCTTGGTTTTTGTTATAGTAAATCCAGAGATAACTTAATCTCATGGTCCAGTAAAAGACAATCCATTTTTGCGCTATCAATTGCTGAAGCCGAATACATTGTTGCAGCTAGATGCAGTACTCAGATGATCTGGATGAAGAATCAACTTGAAGACTTTAacatatatgagagtaacattcctataatCTAAGGTAATACTTCTGCCATTTGTCtttctaaaaatcatattttacatTCTAGGGCTAAACATATAAAAGTAaagcatcatttcattagggactatactCAGAAGGGGATTCTATCTTTAAAATTTATTGATATAGACCATCAAtgagctgatatctttacaaaaccccttgctgaagataggtttaattttattctaaagaatatcagtatgaAATTATGTCCAGAATGAAAATGTATTTCTTATATGATTATTCCTAAGAATTTAGGTTGCTTTTATTTGTGAACATCTGGTCAATTGTTCTTCTTAAATCAGAAGGAAAATTGTTTCAAAATTTCTCCAGAAGATCTAGAAGGTGCTCAAAATATATAACATGCAGTTCACTATATCAACAACTGTAAACCCTAAATTCCAGATCACCTTCTGAGGCTAAACACGTGTTCAAAATCTGAAAGGCTGAAACGTTTAGGTTGATGTGTTGAGGCTCGAGTCACATCGGTAACTATTCTGAAGATTTTTTATGCTATACCTCTGTCTCTAAATCATTgtgtttctctttaattttttttcttgtttccgATGGGATATATTCTCATTGTCTTTCTCCCTACTATCTCCTAGTGTCTTTTCTCATGATTATAAGTGTATTGAAAATCTTTCTATTTAATACTCCTGTTTCT
Encoded proteins:
- the LOC131660804 gene encoding AP2-like ethylene-responsive transcription factor ANT, with translation MKSMNDSSNNNNNSDDRNNNHNNNNNNWLGFSLSPHHHHHYQQTQTSSVSNTVPVPTAFYLSPSHFTNSPICYGVPENHNFHSSLSVMPLKSDGSLCIMEALGRSQSQVIVSSSSPKLEDFLGGATMGTHDEYGSHERDAAMALSLDSIYYNNQQNADPHQQQQSHMTSHPYYAALGFHGMFQSPLEVESKETTNHVDVCSSQSHIPQNWFSQRDYSSASHASHVSQSLEQQMNTNMGNNNGGGGSIVGGSVGCGELQSLSLSMSPGSQSSCVTAPTQISPSGTESVTMEAKKRGAAKLGQKQPVHRKSIDTFGQRTSQYRGVTRHRWTGRYEAHLWDNSCKKEGQTRKGRQVYLGGYDMEEKAARAYDQAALKYWGPSTHINFPLENYQTQLEEMKNMTRQEYVAHLRRKSSGFSRGASMYRGVTRHHQHGRWQARIGRVAGNKDLYLGTFSTQEEAAEAYDVAAIKFRGANAVTNFDISKYDVEKIMASNTLLSGEHARRIKQNVPRTDVHECNDTNTNATSQNIGETDQARNSNESTDSKWKMVSNGCDQKNSAGNYKNSDFSMSLQDLVGIESVGLDDSTKIGNHFSNPSSLVTSLSSSREASPEKTAPSQLFPKPSMETKIDSNIGVSSWFPSQVTTQMRPTSSINLSHFPVFAAWNDA